A genomic region of uncultured Paludibaculum sp. contains the following coding sequences:
- a CDS encoding ATP-binding protein — MLSETQEIRLFGLRYRTVLVSLTIVAFVIVSLMALTLPSIPTPGQSMAAVSDLFERFHHSWIRLFVLSALLGVILTASVLTVFSYFSTRKRLARIQTTSRAILESLVGGVLTVDVAARITIINRAASKILELPSQAPYPDLATLAVRHPRLAEVIRQALQVNEYVQDDDVAFANSRGDRSILRTTVSAQVDESGRRVGLVVLVKDVTRIIALEKELRRRDRLVTAGTLAAGVAHEIRNPLSAIELNLRLLRDEVLSPGRADLEEYFDVLFAETRRMNRITSSFLQLSRPEPITKVRVPVQEPLKQVLRLLESEATGKGVSFSLDLPGDGLEVLGDATKLEQVCLNLLINSMQAMPQGGVIHISCSRTTSEAGDCVQIVVADQGVGVPKENMQRLFDPYFTTRPDGTGLGLAIADRIVSDHGGGIFVESTPGEGTTMTVRLPLATTPAPANGDNEHHDR; from the coding sequence ATGCTGAGCGAAACTCAGGAGATCCGCCTTTTCGGCCTGAGGTATCGGACCGTCCTGGTCTCCCTGACGATCGTTGCGTTCGTGATCGTCTCACTGATGGCGCTGACGCTGCCCTCCATCCCGACGCCGGGGCAGAGTATGGCGGCAGTCAGCGATCTGTTCGAACGCTTTCACCACAGTTGGATCAGGCTCTTTGTACTCTCTGCGCTTCTCGGTGTCATTCTCACCGCCTCAGTTCTCACAGTCTTTTCCTACTTCTCAACCAGAAAGCGCCTCGCAAGAATTCAGACGACCTCCAGAGCAATTCTCGAGAGTCTCGTCGGCGGAGTCCTGACGGTCGATGTAGCAGCGCGGATCACGATCATCAATCGTGCGGCCAGTAAGATCCTGGAGCTGCCCTCCCAGGCTCCATACCCCGATCTTGCGACATTGGCAGTGCGCCATCCTCGGCTTGCGGAAGTGATCCGTCAGGCCCTCCAGGTCAACGAGTACGTTCAGGACGATGATGTGGCGTTCGCTAACTCGCGGGGCGATCGCTCAATCCTCCGGACAACAGTTTCTGCCCAGGTCGACGAATCCGGACGGAGGGTCGGGCTGGTCGTGCTCGTCAAGGACGTGACGCGAATCATCGCCCTGGAGAAGGAATTGCGGAGGAGAGACCGGTTGGTGACAGCTGGAACCCTGGCGGCCGGCGTCGCGCACGAGATCCGCAACCCGCTCAGCGCCATCGAGCTCAATCTCCGGCTTCTACGGGATGAGGTCTTGTCCCCCGGTCGTGCCGACTTGGAAGAGTACTTCGATGTGCTCTTTGCGGAAACCCGGCGCATGAACAGGATCACTTCCAGCTTCCTGCAACTGTCCAGGCCGGAACCCATCACGAAAGTGAGGGTGCCGGTTCAGGAACCGCTGAAGCAGGTCCTTCGTCTGCTGGAGTCTGAGGCGACCGGGAAAGGCGTGTCATTCTCGCTGGACCTGCCGGGCGACGGCCTTGAGGTACTCGGCGACGCCACCAAGCTCGAACAGGTGTGTCTGAATCTCCTCATCAACTCCATGCAGGCGATGCCGCAAGGAGGAGTGATCCACATCTCCTGCAGCCGAACAACGAGCGAGGCCGGTGACTGCGTGCAAATTGTCGTCGCCGATCAGGGTGTCGGGGTGCCTAAGGAGAATATGCAACGGCTCTTCGATCCGTACTTCACCACCCGTCCGGATGGAACGGGGCTGGGCTTGGCCATCGCCGACCGGATCGTCTCCGACCACGGAGGGGGGATCTTTGTCGAAAGCACACCTGGCGAGGGAACGACGATGACCGTGCGGCTGCCGCTTGCCACCACTCCGGCTCCTGCAAACGGGGACAATGAGCATCATGATCGGTAG
- a CDS encoding sigma-54 dependent transcriptional regulator produces MIGRILVVDDEANIRTALGKLLARLGHTVQTAAAVPEALEILRHARFQIVISDLRMPGQDGLQLLRQIRNIDPLVDVIMMTAYGTIESAVEAMKDGAYDYIEKPINQERLPILLSRVLEKQSLAEDNLRLRQVISAREEYGNLVGKSDKIAKLYEMIEMLAPTPATVLIQGESGVGKELIARAIHQRSARASGPLISLNCGAIPESLLESELFGFEKGAFTGADSARQGKIEMADRGTLFLDEVGEMNPKTQIELLRVLESRELRRLGGAKLVKVDIRVVAATNKILYEEVSAGRFREDLFYRLNVVPVTVPPLRERLDDLPLLADRFLQEFGAAYSRPTKRLTRDAVETLLRHSWPGNVRELKNLMERLTVLTNDTLVRTEDLPDEYRPAQPTLRTILVPLGEPLEKVEELLIRRTLAEITTHRERAAAILGISPRALHYKLRRMGIESEGVVEHPPDPGDTSKNG; encoded by the coding sequence ATGATCGGTAGGATCCTGGTCGTCGACGATGAGGCGAACATCCGCACGGCGCTGGGAAAGTTGCTCGCCAGGCTCGGCCACACCGTCCAGACTGCCGCCGCCGTGCCTGAAGCGTTGGAGATCCTTCGTCATGCGCGCTTCCAGATCGTCATCAGCGACTTGAGAATGCCGGGTCAGGATGGATTGCAGCTACTGCGGCAAATCAGGAATATTGATCCCCTGGTCGACGTCATCATGATGACTGCGTACGGCACAATTGAGTCGGCGGTCGAGGCCATGAAGGATGGGGCCTACGACTACATCGAGAAGCCGATCAATCAGGAACGCCTTCCAATCCTGCTCTCACGTGTCCTTGAGAAACAGTCGCTCGCGGAAGACAACCTCCGCTTGCGGCAAGTGATCTCGGCGCGAGAAGAGTATGGAAATCTGGTCGGAAAATCGGACAAGATCGCCAAGCTCTACGAAATGATCGAAATGCTGGCGCCCACGCCGGCAACGGTCCTGATTCAGGGCGAGAGCGGTGTGGGGAAGGAACTGATTGCCCGTGCCATACACCAACGGAGTGCCCGCGCATCCGGACCGCTGATCTCGCTCAACTGCGGTGCCATACCGGAAAGCCTGCTGGAAAGCGAGTTGTTCGGCTTCGAGAAAGGGGCGTTTACTGGAGCCGACAGTGCCCGGCAAGGGAAGATCGAGATGGCAGACCGGGGCACTCTGTTTCTGGACGAAGTCGGCGAGATGAACCCCAAGACGCAAATTGAGCTCCTTCGCGTTCTCGAATCCCGGGAACTGAGGCGGCTCGGCGGAGCGAAACTCGTAAAGGTGGATATTCGCGTCGTGGCCGCGACCAACAAGATCTTGTACGAGGAGGTTTCCGCGGGCAGGTTTCGAGAAGACTTGTTCTACCGCCTCAATGTCGTACCTGTAACGGTTCCCCCACTCCGCGAGCGGCTGGACGACCTCCCATTGCTGGCCGATCGATTTCTTCAGGAGTTCGGCGCGGCCTACTCTCGGCCAACCAAGCGGTTGACCCGTGACGCAGTGGAAACTCTGCTGCGCCACTCCTGGCCGGGTAACGTCCGCGAGCTGAAGAATCTGATGGAGCGGCTCACCGTGCTCACGAACGATACACTCGTCCGGACCGAGGATCTGCCGGACGAGTACCGCCCGGCCCAGCCCACTCTGCGAACGATCCTGGTCCCCCTCGGCGAGCCATTGGAGAAAGTGGAAGAACTCCTGATCCGCCGCACTCTGGCGGAGATTACGACTCACCGGGAAAGGGCGGCCGCGATCCTTGGGATCAGTCCGCGTGCACTGCATTACAAGCTGCGCCGGATGGGCATCGAGAGCGAGGGCGTGGTCGAACACCCGCCGGACCCCGGGGATACTTCGAAGAATGGATGA
- the hyfB gene encoding hydrogenase 4 subunit B: MNSFPTGEIFAAGLAAYALGAVSGLFLRNTSATARRAGCGFALLGGILQGAAGLAALLGASVSWSVPSGVPLFAFGFSLDATSALFTCALSLLSASVSIYSLGYLAPMDARHNLGLLSFFYNALLLSLAVIFTASNAFLFLIAWELMALASYALVTFEHTSLESRSAGLLYLIMSHVDAGCLLLGFSLLASNARSLDFSALREAASRLPPQHQTAAFLLFFLGFGIKAGVIPLHVWLPAAHPVAPTNASALLSGIVIKTGIYGMVRVFLEFLGVVPNWMGIVVIVVAVTSAILGVLYALMEHDLKRLLAYHSIENIGIILLGLGAAMMFRTAGHPRLAAVAVIASLFHTVNHAVFKCLLFLGAGSVLHSTHTRNMEELGGLNRRMPWTSACFLVGAIAISGLPPLNGFVSEWLTYQSLLAGYGAAKGIVGLMFPIAGSLLALTGALAAACFVKAFGITFLALPRSPEAEHAQESSGTMIAGMAILAVACFGLGIGASWLLPMFDGITTQLAGAAVGRDLSLANGFVISSGAPHGGSVSTAAIAAMLIAVGAIPAWLFARRTTLRRTGPTWDCGLPGLGPENEFTATAFSKPLRMVFAALYQPRREIQAVFDISPYFPKAIHFESEIEPTFENRIYKPIQSIVYWVSSRMRAIQAGSIHLYLAYIFVTLIVLLLYTLRA; this comes from the coding sequence ATGAACTCTTTTCCGACAGGTGAGATCTTCGCCGCCGGTCTCGCCGCATATGCTCTCGGGGCGGTCTCAGGACTATTCCTGAGGAACACTTCCGCCACCGCGCGCCGCGCCGGCTGCGGTTTCGCTCTGCTGGGTGGCATCCTCCAGGGCGCCGCCGGTCTCGCTGCGTTGCTCGGCGCCTCCGTCTCCTGGTCCGTCCCGTCCGGCGTCCCGCTCTTCGCATTCGGCTTCTCTTTGGATGCCACCTCCGCGCTCTTTACTTGTGCCCTCTCCCTGCTCTCGGCATCCGTCTCGATCTACTCCCTTGGATACCTGGCACCCATGGACGCGCGACACAACCTGGGGCTCCTGTCCTTCTTCTACAACGCTCTCCTTCTCAGTCTGGCTGTCATCTTCACCGCCTCGAACGCCTTCCTGTTTCTGATCGCCTGGGAACTGATGGCTCTCGCTAGCTATGCGCTGGTGACGTTTGAGCACACCTCATTGGAGAGCAGAAGCGCCGGTTTGCTGTACCTGATCATGTCGCACGTCGACGCCGGCTGTCTGCTGCTTGGGTTCTCCCTACTCGCCAGCAACGCCAGGAGTCTGGACTTCTCCGCACTCCGCGAAGCGGCCTCCCGGCTGCCGCCCCAACACCAGACAGCCGCCTTCCTCCTGTTCTTCCTCGGCTTCGGTATCAAAGCAGGCGTCATCCCCCTCCATGTCTGGCTTCCGGCGGCCCACCCCGTTGCGCCGACAAATGCATCCGCCTTGCTCTCCGGAATCGTCATCAAGACCGGCATCTACGGGATGGTCCGGGTCTTCCTTGAATTCCTGGGGGTTGTTCCGAACTGGATGGGCATCGTTGTGATTGTCGTGGCTGTGACTTCAGCGATCCTCGGCGTTCTCTACGCCCTCATGGAGCACGACCTGAAGCGTCTGCTGGCCTACCACAGCATCGAGAACATCGGCATCATCCTACTTGGCCTAGGGGCCGCAATGATGTTCCGCACGGCGGGACATCCACGGCTAGCGGCCGTGGCCGTGATCGCCAGCCTCTTCCACACCGTCAATCACGCCGTCTTCAAGTGCCTTCTCTTTCTTGGCGCGGGTTCGGTCCTTCATTCGACTCACACCCGGAATATGGAAGAGCTTGGAGGTCTGAACCGCCGGATGCCGTGGACCTCGGCGTGCTTCCTCGTCGGAGCAATCGCCATTTCGGGGCTTCCTCCGCTGAATGGTTTCGTCAGTGAGTGGCTCACCTACCAGAGTCTGCTCGCCGGCTATGGTGCGGCCAAGGGTATTGTCGGTCTGATGTTCCCGATCGCGGGCTCACTCCTCGCGCTCACAGGCGCTCTTGCGGCCGCGTGTTTTGTTAAGGCCTTCGGGATCACCTTCCTTGCGCTACCTCGCAGTCCCGAGGCTGAGCACGCCCAAGAGTCGTCGGGCACAATGATTGCCGGAATGGCAATTCTGGCGGTCGCCTGCTTTGGCTTGGGCATTGGAGCGTCGTGGCTATTGCCCATGTTTGACGGAATCACCACTCAACTCGCAGGCGCAGCCGTCGGTCGCGACCTCTCCCTGGCAAATGGCTTTGTGATCTCATCCGGAGCGCCCCATGGCGGCAGTGTTTCGACCGCTGCTATCGCGGCCATGCTGATCGCAGTGGGGGCGATCCCAGCATGGCTCTTTGCCCGGCGCACCACACTTCGGCGGACCGGCCCTACGTGGGATTGCGGACTGCCTGGGCTTGGTCCGGAGAATGAGTTTACGGCAACCGCCTTCTCGAAACCGCTGCGCATGGTGTTTGCCGCGCTCTACCAGCCCCGGCGGGAGATCCAGGCTGTTTTTGACATCTCACCCTATTTCCCCAAGGCCATCCATTTTGAGAGCGAGATTGAGCCGACGTTCGAAAACAGGATCTACAAGCCGATTCAGTCGATAGTCTATTGGGTTTCGTCCAGGATGCGGGCCATCCAGGCCGGCAGCATCCATCTCTACTTGGCGTATATCTTTGTGACCTTGATCGTACTGTTGCTTTACACCCTGCGCGCTTGA
- the hyfB gene encoding hydrogenase 4 subunit B has protein sequence MIDGLVSEVMIDSWAAVWFAYAAAAIGSLLCLRNANGARLISSSLGVVAGLLQVWSSATVLLDGNTISWSTPSYVPLLEISFRLDPLAAVFLLALGVVGVAVSLYSFGYLAGSQDSRPGVIGFFLNLEMLSLSLVFTASNAVFFLIAWEVMALAAYSLVSFEHRKEETRDAGILFFVMSHVGTGCLIFGFLVLHSLTGSFHFSSFHGVSQPLQYATLFVLFLVGFGVKAGIVPLHIWLPAAHPVAPSNVSALMSGIVVKTGIYGLMRVCFEFLGTPPLWAAMLVLAVGICSGLLGVLYALIETDLKRLLAYSTIENVGIIFIGFGASLMFNSLSRPTLAALALVAALAHIANHALFKTLLFLAAGSVLHGTGTRAMERMGGLLRVMPATAALFLVGSIAISGLPPLNGFVSEWFTYQALLAGYGSTTSLIRLVFPVAGSLLALTGALAAATFVKAFGISFLALPRSPEAEHAHESHWTMLAGMGVPAVGCLVLGLCSTWLLPALDSVTQQLLSVRPSSSLTAFGGLVLSSGTVHGGTISIPVIAGFLIFLSAAAVLLTRKGLRSSVCRSGPTWDCGLPGLTAENEYTATAFSKPLRMIFAALYQPKREIQAEFDISPYYPKSIVFESEVEQTFESRLYVPFKDKILERAGRLRAIQAGSIHAYLAYIFITLVILLLFAVRS, from the coding sequence GTGATTGACGGTCTCGTCTCAGAGGTCATGATCGACTCCTGGGCGGCGGTTTGGTTCGCCTATGCGGCCGCTGCCATTGGTTCGCTTCTCTGCCTTCGCAACGCCAACGGGGCTCGGCTCATCTCTTCGTCGCTTGGGGTTGTGGCGGGCCTTTTGCAGGTCTGGAGCTCCGCCACGGTCTTGCTGGACGGCAACACGATCAGTTGGTCCACTCCTTCCTACGTCCCACTGCTGGAGATCAGTTTCCGGCTGGATCCGTTGGCCGCTGTGTTCCTCCTGGCTCTGGGCGTGGTCGGAGTTGCAGTGTCTCTCTATTCGTTCGGATACCTGGCAGGTTCACAGGACAGCCGCCCCGGAGTCATTGGCTTCTTTCTCAATCTGGAGATGTTGAGCTTGAGCTTGGTCTTCACGGCGTCGAATGCAGTGTTCTTCCTCATCGCCTGGGAAGTGATGGCCCTCGCGGCCTACAGTCTGGTCAGCTTCGAGCACCGTAAAGAAGAGACCCGCGACGCTGGAATTCTCTTCTTCGTCATGTCCCATGTCGGTACGGGCTGCCTCATTTTCGGGTTCCTCGTCCTCCACTCCCTAACCGGGAGTTTTCACTTCAGCTCCTTCCATGGGGTTTCTCAGCCGCTTCAGTACGCGACACTCTTCGTCCTCTTCCTCGTCGGCTTTGGTGTCAAGGCGGGCATCGTTCCGCTGCACATCTGGCTTCCCGCTGCACACCCTGTGGCGCCGAGTAACGTGTCTGCCCTCATGTCCGGCATCGTCGTGAAGACGGGCATCTACGGTCTGATGCGGGTCTGTTTCGAGTTCCTTGGAACGCCGCCTCTGTGGGCCGCCATGCTAGTCCTCGCCGTAGGCATCTGCTCCGGCTTGTTGGGTGTTCTCTATGCCCTGATTGAGACGGACCTTAAGCGGCTCCTCGCGTACTCGACTATCGAGAATGTCGGCATCATTTTCATTGGATTTGGGGCGTCGTTGATGTTCAACTCCCTCTCCAGGCCGACTCTTGCGGCGTTGGCGCTGGTCGCCGCACTTGCCCACATCGCTAACCATGCCCTCTTCAAGACGCTCCTGTTCCTCGCCGCCGGGTCAGTGCTTCACGGGACCGGAACCCGCGCCATGGAGCGCATGGGTGGCTTGTTGCGCGTGATGCCCGCCACCGCAGCCCTGTTTCTTGTCGGATCGATCGCCATTTCCGGCCTCCCGCCGCTTAACGGCTTCGTCAGCGAATGGTTCACCTATCAGGCGCTGCTGGCCGGATACGGCAGCACCACCAGCCTGATCAGGTTGGTCTTCCCAGTGGCGGGCTCGTTGCTGGCCTTGACTGGAGCACTAGCCGCGGCCACCTTTGTGAAGGCGTTCGGAATCAGCTTCCTGGCGTTGCCTCGCAGCCCGGAGGCCGAACACGCCCACGAATCGCACTGGACGATGCTGGCGGGCATGGGGGTCCCTGCCGTCGGTTGTCTGGTGCTCGGGCTCTGCTCCACCTGGCTGCTGCCGGCCCTCGACTCCGTCACCCAGCAACTACTGTCGGTACGGCCTTCGAGCAGCTTGACGGCCTTTGGGGGTTTGGTTCTTTCGTCGGGCACAGTGCATGGCGGAACTATCTCCATTCCAGTGATTGCCGGCTTCCTGATCTTCCTTTCCGCCGCCGCCGTCCTGTTGACCAGGAAAGGATTGCGGAGCTCAGTATGCCGAAGCGGCCCTACTTGGGACTGCGGGTTGCCCGGCCTCACGGCCGAAAATGAGTACACCGCGACCGCGTTCTCGAAGCCGCTGCGCATGATCTTCGCGGCGCTCTACCAGCCAAAGCGGGAAATACAGGCGGAGTTCGACATCTCGCCCTACTACCCGAAGTCCATCGTCTTCGAGTCCGAAGTCGAGCAGACGTTTGAGAGCCGGCTCTACGTGCCGTTCAAAGACAAGATCCTGGAACGCGCTGGCCGCCTCCGTGCCATTCAGGCCGGCAGCATCCACGCTTACCTCGCCTATATCTTCATCACTCTGGTCATCCTCCTTCTGTTCGCGGTGCGCTCATGA
- a CDS encoding NADH-quinone oxidoreductase subunit H: MTSFLLSTTLQLILILSIAPLISGIIKTLKARLQTRRGPGVLQPYRDLNKLLRKGMVIPGSASWIFSAAPIIVFSTAVLVGLMIPMVSADAPLSLFGGVLAVVYLLGLGRFFLALGGLDTGTSFGGLGSSREMTISALAEPAMMLAIFTVALSANSTNLSEVARSAIGQSWRFLAPSQILAFAALFIVLIAETGRVPVDNPATHLELTMIHEAMILEYSGPYLALIEWGASIKQLILMTLLINTFYPFGLSTAMTPVSIAIGFGSYLLKLVLLSVLIVLVETSNAKMRLFRVPELLAVAFILGALALISTFLF, from the coding sequence ATGACCTCATTCTTGTTATCGACGACGCTTCAGTTGATCCTCATCCTGAGCATCGCTCCGTTGATCAGCGGGATCATCAAGACTCTCAAGGCGCGTCTGCAGACCCGCCGGGGCCCGGGCGTCCTGCAGCCTTACCGCGATCTCAATAAGCTGCTGCGAAAGGGCATGGTCATCCCCGGCAGCGCTTCGTGGATCTTCAGTGCGGCGCCCATCATCGTGTTCTCAACCGCGGTGTTGGTAGGTCTGATGATCCCAATGGTGTCCGCCGATGCGCCCCTCAGCCTGTTCGGTGGGGTTCTGGCTGTGGTTTACCTTCTTGGACTCGGCCGGTTCTTTCTCGCGCTGGGCGGCCTGGATACGGGCACATCGTTCGGAGGATTGGGCAGCAGCAGAGAGATGACGATCTCGGCTCTGGCCGAGCCCGCGATGATGCTGGCCATCTTTACAGTGGCACTCAGCGCGAACTCCACAAATCTGAGTGAGGTGGCGCGTTCGGCCATCGGACAAAGCTGGCGCTTCCTGGCACCCTCGCAGATCCTTGCTTTCGCCGCCCTGTTCATTGTGTTGATTGCGGAGACTGGGCGTGTACCGGTGGACAATCCCGCAACTCACCTCGAACTGACGATGATTCACGAGGCGATGATCCTCGAATACTCCGGCCCATACCTCGCCTTGATTGAGTGGGGCGCTTCAATTAAGCAACTCATTCTGATGACGCTGCTCATCAACACCTTCTACCCGTTTGGATTGAGCACCGCCATGACTCCAGTGAGCATCGCGATCGGCTTCGGCTCATACCTCCTCAAGTTGGTGCTCCTTTCGGTGCTCATCGTCCTGGTGGAGACCTCAAACGCAAAAATGCGGCTCTTCCGGGTCCCGGAATTGCTGGCTGTTGCATTCATCCTTGGAGCTCTCGCATTGATCTCGACCTTCCTGTTCTAA
- a CDS encoding hydrogenase 4 subunit F, whose amino-acid sequence MVLLLLLLVPCIAAIGAFAARRRDVMEGINLCAAALTFVLAVVLAGSILKFGVVSAFGEMLYADALSALVVLLVAFVYVACAIYAVGYFRDDEKSEVFEEDVPGTVMLGKLRKYYALTPLFVASMLLVAISNNLGIMWVAIEATTLASVFLVTFYGRANSLEAAWKYAIIGGVGLSMALFGTILTYYSAHEVLGTETLAGLNWSVLVTKASQFDHTTMRIAFILILLGYGTKAGLAPMHTWKPDVYSEAPVPVAAMLAAGMLNCALYGLLRFLILTSRCVGPDFASNLLIFFGLLSMGIAVPFVLVQRSFRRILAYSSIDHGGIMVLGLGFGGPLGALGMLLHMTFHSITKPLLFFCAGNIQQHLHTDQFRKAKGGLIHAMPISSALFLMTTLAVTGSPPFSMFQSEFTILRAAFDGGHFLPAVLFVAFLVAIFAGFLVHIAGLVLGPDPEVPKARTCLWKKYSLLGLASIILVMGFWLPAPLYALIQSAARIVTEVR is encoded by the coding sequence ATGGTGCTCCTCCTTCTGCTCCTGGTCCCTTGCATCGCGGCGATCGGCGCGTTCGCGGCACGCCGCCGTGACGTCATGGAGGGCATCAACCTCTGCGCGGCCGCGCTGACCTTTGTGCTGGCCGTCGTCTTGGCCGGATCAATCCTCAAGTTCGGCGTAGTCTCCGCCTTCGGTGAGATGTTGTATGCCGACGCTCTCAGCGCCTTGGTGGTCCTGTTGGTCGCGTTTGTCTACGTGGCTTGTGCCATATATGCCGTAGGCTACTTCCGCGACGACGAGAAGAGCGAGGTGTTCGAGGAAGATGTACCTGGAACCGTAATGCTCGGCAAGCTTCGGAAGTACTACGCCCTGACACCGTTGTTCGTTGCCTCCATGCTTCTTGTCGCCATTTCCAACAACCTTGGCATTATGTGGGTGGCCATTGAAGCGACAACGTTGGCTTCCGTATTCCTAGTCACCTTCTACGGGCGCGCCAACTCTCTGGAGGCGGCGTGGAAGTACGCGATCATCGGGGGCGTCGGCTTGTCGATGGCGCTGTTCGGTACCATCCTGACCTACTACTCCGCGCACGAGGTCTTGGGAACCGAGACCCTGGCCGGGCTGAATTGGTCTGTGCTGGTGACGAAAGCCTCGCAGTTTGATCACACCACCATGCGGATCGCGTTCATCCTGATTCTGCTGGGCTATGGAACCAAGGCCGGACTGGCGCCAATGCACACCTGGAAGCCGGACGTGTACAGCGAGGCTCCCGTGCCGGTCGCCGCAATGCTCGCCGCCGGAATGCTGAACTGTGCCCTCTACGGACTCCTCCGGTTTCTGATTCTGACGTCGCGCTGCGTGGGGCCCGATTTTGCGTCGAACTTACTCATCTTCTTCGGCCTGCTTTCGATGGGTATCGCAGTGCCGTTCGTGCTCGTCCAGCGCAGCTTCCGCCGGATCCTGGCCTATTCGAGCATCGACCATGGCGGCATCATGGTCCTGGGGCTGGGCTTTGGCGGACCTCTTGGCGCGCTGGGCATGTTGCTCCACATGACCTTCCACTCCATCACCAAACCGCTGCTCTTCTTTTGTGCCGGCAACATCCAGCAGCACTTGCACACCGATCAATTTCGGAAGGCAAAGGGCGGACTGATCCACGCGATGCCAATCAGTTCGGCCCTGTTCCTCATGACCACCCTCGCCGTGACTGGATCACCACCATTCAGCATGTTCCAAAGCGAGTTCACTATTCTGCGCGCGGCCTTCGATGGCGGTCACTTCCTCCCTGCGGTGCTATTCGTCGCCTTCCTGGTTGCCATCTTTGCCGGCTTCCTGGTGCACATTGCCGGATTGGTTCTCGGGCCCGACCCTGAGGTCCCCAAAGCCCGGACTTGCCTGTGGAAAAAGTACTCGCTCCTCGGGTTGGCCTCCATCATCCTCGTGATGGGATTCTGGCTTCCGGCGCCTCTCTACGCACTCATCCAAAGCGCCGCGCGCATCGTCACGGAGGTTCGCTAG
- a CDS encoding NADH-quinone oxidoreductase subunit C, which yields MLPFLEDLVYRLGDQVDGVLARHENEIYLQLRDADSRPAISILREEHHGRVAAVFAEDRCAAEGYFFVYHVIEFPGSPKYLLLSTTIDRSDPRFPSHSVEVPALNWQEREIQDMFGIRLDDHPNPRRVALHDNWPDIHPLRKDFSLTTVLPEFEGERHVYRPALGEGVFQIPVGPVHAGIIEPGHFSFAVAGEPILYLQLRMFYTHKGTEKLFEGMPVEKAVFLAESISGDSSFSHGTAFCQAVERAGAVEIPPLAARMRTILLELERVYNHVSDIGAIATDVGFGIANAHASRLREILFGLNEVLTGNRLLRGMVRIGGVRRKWDESQRLRLMQTVREFESEFHRLIELILSSDSTRDRLERTGSLSPEKARDLGIVGVAGRASGIDLDVRRDHPYAAYGDLEIQPPLYEVGDVWHRMQVRIDEVPASLNMILEMAELALQGDPYTPSVQVPPGRCALSAVEGWRGEIMHWIRVGENNRLERCKIKDPSLNNWPALVEAVQGNIIPDFPVINKSFNLSYSGTDR from the coding sequence ATGCTTCCCTTTCTTGAGGATCTTGTATACCGCCTCGGGGACCAGGTGGACGGAGTGCTCGCGCGCCACGAGAACGAGATCTATCTCCAACTGCGCGACGCCGACAGCCGCCCCGCTATCTCGATTCTTCGAGAGGAACACCATGGCCGGGTCGCCGCCGTGTTCGCGGAGGATCGGTGCGCTGCGGAGGGGTACTTCTTCGTCTATCACGTCATTGAGTTTCCAGGCAGTCCGAAGTATCTCCTCCTGTCAACAACGATCGACCGGAGCGACCCTCGATTCCCTTCTCACTCCGTCGAAGTGCCGGCACTGAATTGGCAGGAGCGGGAGATCCAGGACATGTTCGGAATCCGCCTCGACGATCACCCCAACCCGCGTCGGGTGGCTCTTCACGACAACTGGCCGGATATTCATCCGCTGCGGAAGGACTTCAGCCTCACCACGGTTCTTCCGGAGTTCGAAGGCGAGCGCCATGTCTATCGGCCCGCTCTCGGCGAAGGCGTCTTCCAGATCCCGGTAGGACCGGTTCATGCGGGCATCATCGAACCGGGCCATTTCAGCTTCGCCGTGGCTGGTGAGCCAATCCTCTACTTGCAGCTGCGCATGTTCTACACCCACAAGGGCACGGAGAAACTCTTCGAGGGCATGCCCGTCGAGAAGGCCGTCTTTCTGGCCGAGAGCATATCGGGCGACTCCAGCTTCTCCCATGGCACGGCGTTCTGCCAGGCGGTGGAACGTGCCGGCGCGGTCGAGATCCCCCCTCTGGCCGCCCGAATGCGCACGATCCTGCTCGAGTTGGAGCGCGTGTACAACCACGTCTCCGACATCGGAGCCATCGCCACCGATGTCGGCTTTGGCATTGCGAACGCACACGCAAGCCGTTTGCGCGAAATCCTGTTTGGCCTGAACGAAGTGCTGACCGGGAACCGCCTTCTCCGCGGCATGGTGCGCATCGGTGGTGTTCGGCGCAAATGGGACGAATCACAACGGTTGCGGCTAATGCAGACCGTCCGTGAGTTCGAATCGGAGTTCCACCGCTTGATTGAACTGATCCTCTCATCCGATTCCACCCGCGACCGGCTGGAGCGTACGGGATCCCTTAGTCCCGAAAAGGCGCGGGACCTCGGAATCGTCGGAGTAGCCGGCCGCGCGTCCGGCATCGATTTGGATGTCCGCAGGGATCACCCGTATGCCGCATATGGTGACCTGGAGATCCAGCCGCCGCTCTATGAGGTTGGCGACGTGTGGCACCGGATGCAGGTCCGGATTGACGAGGTTCCGGCCTCTCTGAACATGATCCTGGAGATGGCCGAATTGGCGCTGCAGGGCGATCCATACACCCCTTCCGTGCAGGTCCCACCGGGACGTTGCGCCTTGAGCGCCGTCGAGGGATGGCGGGGGGAGATCATGCACTGGATTCGCGTGGGTGAGAACAACCGTCTGGAACGCTGCAAGATCAAAGACCCCTCGCTGAACAACTGGCCGGCCCTGGTTGAGGCCGTACAGGGCAATATCATCCCCGACTTCCCCGTGATCAACAAGAGCTTCAACCTATCCTATTCGGGAACGGATCGCTGA